The genomic interval TTTTCTGTACTCGGAGGAGGCATTTCTACAATGGCTCGAATCTTATCGGGATCAACCTCCATTCCTTTCTGACTAACCACAAATCCCAAGGGGTAAACATGAGTTCTACGTATTCATCCATGATTCAGATAATCTTGTTAGACTTATTGATGTTCATCCATGATATAGCCATAGGGTCTTTCAGTTGATTCAGATAACATTTGTATTCTTCAATTCATCCATGATTCCGAGAACATGTTCGGTAAGGGTGTCATGATACTTTtgttccttcttttttttttgtcttgaaGAAAAATGTTATGAGAATGTAAAAAAGTGAATTCAATGATTATGCACTTAATTGAAACATTTTACTACGTCCTAATATGCAATtactttttttctaaaaaaatgaagagaaacaaaaaaaacatgttgtaaaatgaaataaaagaagaaacatGCATGATTTTGCAGTGCATTATGATAAAAATGAGATATATATAGGGTATgtttttttcatatatacatGTGCCCTATATGGTTCTTTTCATATTTGatggttttttttattgtgaaccATTACTATGGGTGGCTCTATCTTCTAAATGGGCTCTTACAACACATaactcaattctaaaatattaaatcaattaataggtaaactattaaaatagaaatattctagaaaatgtcaactctaggtgagactttcatgacaaccaaacatGATGTACATCTAGAAGATTATCATTACAAAGTCTCTAACTTATCTTAGGTTTGAACTCAGCCCAGGTATAGAgttcactcataagtgtgtgagtTGTGTTAGGATagtgtataaaaaaataaatataacaaaataaaaaatcgttacaatgcaaataaattaacaagacacatataattatattcacaatataagaaaacaaataaaacaatgggggtaatataaataaaataatacataattatatacaattaattaaattgagcTTGACTCTCAAAATTCCTCAGCAGAGTCGCCAGCTGCCGCATCCGGTTTGCCCGTGAAAAaaagtcgccaccaattttatttttattaaaggaaaaattggataaaacataaaataataattttttaaccaaaaaattcggattcgggagtcgattacgagtagagAAAGTATTACCAtcctacaacgtccgttaaaatggttaccctataattaattatatacagactatttatttatttatttttactccaaaaagaataataataaaaattatttatattaataaaagaaggaaaaatgtttttttttattaatttggtttgacaaggtaAAGAcattgctcctacgtatccccatgTGCGGATatcaaaactcacgtagttcttgggtaggaaatatttatgtgttgatcgatttgattattaattttactttatatatacatcaaaataaattaacaacataatggtgataataataataataataataataataataataataataataagagtgatgtgttgtatattgatttgtgtattgtgttattttaagaaaatacttttttgacttttacaaactgtaaatgataaaaattcaaaagcCGATTTACGAGCCGGCGGTGCATATGTGGCGCGGACTGACGACAGTAATAACAAAAAGAGTTTAAAACCTAACacgcaagaaaaaaaaaataaagaggagAGGTCACAAtcgaatgaaaataaaaatgatcgtaTTACAACCGAGATATTTATTAGTTCATTCTAAAATTTAATCgctaaacataaaaaaaaaaaaaaaaaaaaaccttttaatGTCATATATCCATCATACAAAAACTCTATAACAACAATAATGTCAATAAAAATGGACGAGGATAAAATATTTTCCACACTAGTTTCTTATGAGTTCGTATTTCCAATCTTCTCCTGCACTTTTATCCTCTTTTGCCTATTATACtctcttctattttatttttgtgttctCAAATTGTGTTTTGAATTCCGTCCATTTGTCCTCTTGTggtagactatttatagacttttgggtgtacaaaagacaagagaataattgtcaattgattaccattaatctatttctttttcggtttcttttcatttaattggccattatcattgattcatttcttcagtttcttttctatttaatttatcgtcattatattgatttttattaccattgatatatttcttttcggtttcttttcattcaaatgatgacaattataatgattattattaccatcaatcaaattcaattaaatacatttttttttctttcatattttaaaaaatagttaaaatttctaaaaggaATCATAGTCAAATAGAAACCAAACACATCCatgtttttctaaaatttaaaagtctaactatttatttttattatcattttcatcattattattattttaatatttattaaaaatcataaaataacagACAAAATTAGGTATCAACATAGTTAATTATGGTGAAATTTATCATCTATTCTAAGAccaaaaaagttatttatttttcaattctttttaacataaatatttttttaattataaaattttactacTTTGGTACattcaattatatttatatgtaaaaaaattctcaaaattataTGTTATATCACAATTTTACAAACATCTTCGTTATCAAGTGAATTATTTACATTAACATCGTCACAATGAacattatcaaaattttaaacatcAATATTATGATTTTCAACATAAATGAGtgattcttttataaaaaaaattaaattaaattatcaagACCTCTTGTTTAAGATTGAGTTACTTttcaaactttttcttttttgtatgtTCATCATATCTCGAATCATACTCACTTAATTTCTCACAACGGTCACTTAATGATCAATTGCAGTGTTTATCAATGAACAATCTATTAATATAATTGCAAATCACAAAATTAATTCCTAAAATTTAAAGCTTCAACCGCTAACAAATTCCTAAAATCAGTAAATCaacaatttcaaataatttgagTTTATAAAACCAATAAAGTACAAAACACTGTTAAAGTTCAAGATTTTAACATGAACAACTATTTggaattataaaatagttttgaatattttaaaagtatataatttaaaataataagagaataaaaagttacaaatattaatacaaattttaattcaagTAAACGAAGATATGTGTATCTGGTTGCACGTGACGGCCCTACACCTATTAAGAGTAAGTATATGTTATGTTGAGTTCATAGGGGATACCTTGAAAGTGTCCCTTTGAGTATTACACAcgtcaaataataaattaacttattattattattattattattattatttattagataaaaaaacaaTAGGTGAAAGTTGTTGTAATATAACACGTGGTTTGTTTTGTCACATCTATTTaactgtatttttttctttcaattaaatatatattttattatttattagataaaaaaacaaTAGGTGAAAGTTGTTGTAATATAACACGTGGTTTGTTTTGTCACATCTATTTaactgtatttttttctttcaattaaatatatattttattaataatattttgattttttaaatattttaattatttttaatttattaaataatcaataatattttaattatttttaatttattaaataatcaataactcaattttttaataaaataatattaaatactaataataataataataataataataataaaatttaaatttgatgtatttttttattcaatttattgtatttttttctttaatttaatttattttctttgttcaatttaattaatataattttattattattattattaagataattttattttattattttatattttaattataaaaaaaaaagtgttcaGAAAGTCGGGTCGGACATGTTAGTAGTGTTAAAAAAGAGAGCcgtttgttattatttttttttttaaatgtaacaaTTTAGTATGTTTAAAAAAGATATGTATATAAAAATCCAATAAACTTATTCAGGACCGTTACAAACAAAAAACGACCGTTGGGAATCATAGCTATATAGCTATATATATACCTTCAAATTCACAAATCTATCTCACAAACTCTACACGCTTTCTGCAATCAAACGATCAAAATACTCGATCTACTTTTACTTTTCTCTGCAATTCAATCTCATATCATTActgtttatatttcttttatatttctctatttgaattttatttaattttctgattattattattaaaatggcTGAAAAAGACACACACCACGTTGTTGAAATCCCAGTAGACCAAGAACATCAGAACAACAACAAGGTTTTGTTGTTGTCAAACATGTTTGAAGCAATTGAGGACCACCCTTTAACCGAGATATCCGAAAGTCCCGGTCACCTCTTACTCTTGAAGCTTTGGCAAAGAGAAGAAAATCTCTTCGCCAAACGCATTGCAAGAAAAGAAACAAGATTGGGTTCAATAAAATCTGAACTTTTTCAACTTGCctcttttttctttatctttcaTGGTTTTTTCTTGACCCTTTTGTTCACTTCATGGGCCAAGGCCCAACAAGCCCAAAACGGCCCAGTTGCTGTTTGTAAGATTTGGTGGGTTCCTTCCATGGTGTCACTTTGCACTTCACTTGTGTTTGTGCTTTTGGTTCAAGTGAAATTGCAAAGGTATTGGAAGGTTTGGGAACAGTTACAAAGGGAGAGGAATGATAGTAGAGGTGTTGGTAGGTGTGTTCAAGAGTTGAGGATGAAAGGGGCTAGCTTTGATTTGTCTAAGGAGCCTGTGAAtgggaagaagatgaagagttCAAGCGTTGAGATTAAATGGAAGGTGGTTACTTTGTTTTCTCATTATTTGCTTACTGTTTGTCTTGTTTGTTTTACAGGTTTGGCTTTTCCTATTTCCAAATTTGTTCTTTGTGGGTTGTGATGATGATGGAGCATggatttattgattttagttgATGGTTGTTGATAATGATGAGGACTAGCTATTATGGTATAAAAAAATCTTGTCTTTTTCCATTTAATGCTATTTGTTTATGAGAtttgtaatgtttttttttatatggttAATGTTTCTTGCATTTTCAGCCTCTGCTATGGGAATGAAGCATTTTTGGTCCGATTGATCTGATGAAGATCTGACAATATAGATTCTGAGTTTTTGATTTTCTGAAATCCAAAGCATTAGTCATTTGATCTCAACCTGACTTAGATAATGGCGGCGACAAtggaaatgattgatttttagTGAATCATGGACAAAGTACCAGGGTTTCAATTCAAACTAAGCAAATTTCGCAAAGATGGGAATGAAGCACCATCTATGAAGATAGGAGACAATCATCACTGGTTTCAAGTTGCAACTCAAGAAGGATTTCCTTGATGATTAGCTACACCTCTTGTGTGCTCTTGGtatctacaatttttttaacacttgTAATGCAGCTGTTAGTATAACAGCTGCTtcaattttgattcattttgTATACACTAATGCAGCTTGTTATACTGCATGCGGCTtcaattttgattcatttttgTACTACTATTCATTTGAATATCTTATCTTATGAAATAAAAGCCACCCTTCAGTTTTGCAACTCATTTTGTAACTtgatagagaaaataaaattttgaaggtAAACTGGTTATTAagcacaaaaataatataaaacttgGTCAGAAGGCAAAGGGTAAAAAGttttagtgtttgaattttaatcttttatcatAATGCTTTCTTGTATTAAAAAGTTTTTAGTGTTTAATTTCttcttatatattaattaattaattaattagtctCCTTCAAATAACtttattaatataaacaaaatatttctgACTCAATTatctcatttaaaatatttctgtCTATTTTGTCACTTAGATTTTTCAGTGAAGTTTTTCTCTcttaacttaaaaattaaactcatatttatcataaaaaaatagtacTTATGTGTAAATACATTGAAAGATCCATTGATGCTAAAATAGaagttttgatacaaaaataGAAAGATGTGTAATTTATCCAAAatcttaaaaacaaaatattagccGTTAGCTACAATGATGTATTAAATTAATCTCCATAAGGAATATCGGACATCTCATCTTTTTCTCTGAGTTCTTCTTGTCCTTCGTTGGCATTCTTAACTACCAAGGAAAATGTGTATACGCCAATTGCCAAATATTAAGCattttcaaaaccaaaaattcGAAAAACACCTGCAACCAAAATATGCATAAGTTAATTCCAAAATAACAACACTTGGCAGGTGTAAAATTATCATACCTTCATCAGCCTGATACTTGTTTTTGTCATCACCAGCATATGCAAGTACATTGTATTTAGGATTCCACTCAACACTATTCATGGCAGCCCTACAAGGAATCTGATGCACTGTCTTTCCAGTATGAACATTTGACTGTTACAAGAAGTAAATTATGATTATGCAATGTATCTTCGATATTGAATaaccaacaaaaatatatttttatttaaaaaaatggtttaaatgttgatgtttttgttttcgccctcattattttgttttagtcttGTGATATTATTCGCTTTAGTTTctgtaatattttgattatgttCAATTCATACAGGACTAATGCGAAAAAAAGTGGACACAAACTGAAAAACGTATGTTACAGagactaaaacaaaacaaaaaagtataTTACACAGTAAAGGGATCAACAACATATTTAAgccaaaaagatataataaacaTGGCATTTACAAActtacaatatcaatgaacaaGTCCTCACTTGCTGAAGCAATCAAGTCCCCAGTATGATTGAAACTAATGGTCCGAACGGGCCATCTGAGAAGCATAACATTCCAAATTTGTCACTAGAAGCTAAACACTAATTAtactttaaaaaacaaaatcataataCAATAAACAAACATGAAAGTTAGGGAAAACTCACTCGAGCTTTGTAAAGGTACGCACACAAAGCATCTCCGAGATAACCCACAAGCTGACAAGGGAATCAGCACTTCCAACAGCAAAATGTCTGTCTCAATAACACGAGGATATCTATTTTGTTATGTCTATTCTACTTTTGAAAAATGAAGATAATCTATCGGAGAAAATGAAGACAGAAAATTAAAGTCCTGTTTGCTTTCCATGTGTCctgttttcattttcacttcAACAAATAAACTTGATAGAATATAGATTCAATACATCCCTAGCCAATTTTCTTTTACAGTTTATGAAAATAGATTCAACattttaagaaattttgaaaatgtcaacattgttttcattatttctaaaaatatattctcTATAGATATCCTTCTATCTTCTCTTCATCACAATTATTAACAGTACGAGTCTTCCATCACTTGTTagcaattcaaaattaatacaaatttaaaaaatgaaaactgattttttttttgtaagtagACGACAGGCCCTAAAATGTGcaacaattttttgtttaacaattttttattccaATATGCAGCTGTACTACCTTGCTTGCAATTTGCAAGACAAGAAATAACAAACACTAGAAACATACCTTCCTGTAGGGTCAATTGCAATGCAATAACAACCAGCTGTATGAGCCATGAGGGTATCAAGAGGTCGTAGAGATGGATAAGACAATACTTCAACAGTCCCTAAGTAGG from Cicer arietinum cultivar CDC Frontier isolate Library 1 chromosome 5, Cicar.CDCFrontier_v2.0, whole genome shotgun sequence carries:
- the LOC101502143 gene encoding uncharacterized protein produces the protein MAEKDTHHVVEIPVDQEHQNNNKVLLLSNMFEAIEDHPLTEISESPGHLLLLKLWQREENLFAKRIARKETRLGSIKSELFQLASFFFIFHGFFLTLLFTSWAKAQQAQNGPVAVCKIWWVPSMVSLCTSLVFVLLVQVKLQRYWKVWEQLQRERNDSRGVGRCVQELRMKGASFDLSKEPVNGKKMKSSSVEIKWKVVTLFSHYLLTVCLVCFTGLAFPISKFVLCGL